In Pyrus communis chromosome 15, drPyrComm1.1, whole genome shotgun sequence, the genomic stretch ACCCTGCTCAACGGGCGGGAAGTAGTTGTTAAAGTTCAACATGAGGGCATCAAGACAATTATATTGGAGGTTTGTCACGCTTGGCTTTTAAGATTCAGGTTGTATAAAATTAAGAAGGGGTCACTAAATTATTGTCGGACATGCTtttgttttgcaggacttgaaGAATGCAAAGTCAATTGTTGACTGGATAGCATGGGCAGAGCCTCAGTACAATTTTAATCCTATGATAGATGAATGGTGCAAAGAATCTCCCAAAGAACTTGACTTCAATCATGAAGCTGGTACAATTAACTGTCATTCTTACTCCTGAATTTTCTCTCATACTGCTGAGATCTTGTATCTTTTTAGTTTGGCAACCTTGACGACTATTTGTATTACAAGCTTGTTCAATTTGTCTACTTTATTGATTTTGTTTATGCACTCTCTGTTTCTGTAGAGAACACCAGAACAGTGGCAAAAAATCTTGGCTGCAATACCAAATGTGATGATAACACACGCGCCGATCGAGTGGATGTTTTGATTCCAGAGGTTATTCAGGTAGTATCTGTTCCATTCTCCTAATATATATGATTCTGCAAGCACAGTTTCATTTAACTGAGAACAGTGTGAAcaattgttcataaaaaataaaaaaaatctgaagATGATATATGGTGGAATAGAGTAGGGAGTGCCTCCTTTATTGCTGATCTTTACTGGTGGTTGGTCTAATTCATTTCTTTCAACTATAGGTGCTGTCTTTCCTATTTCATACGTATTTGTTATTTACCATCCTGCTGCTTTTGTTTACAGTCAACAGAGAAAGTCCTAATTTCAGAGTTTATGGATGGTATTCGGATAAATGACATAGAAGCGCTGGAAGAATTTGGTGTTGACAAACAAAAGGTTGTTGAAGAAATCACACGTGCTTATGCCCATCAAATGTATGTTGATGGGTTTTTTAATGGAGACCCTCATCCTGGTATCCCTCTTCCCACCCCTTccgttatttattatttttacttaaattttttattagaacAAGTCAGTTCACAAGTCAACGAGTTTGTGAGATAGTACATGGTTTACTGATCCTGGAGTCTTTTTTGCAGGAAACTTTCTTGTGAGCAAGGAACCTCCATATCGTCCTATTTTGCTTGACTTTGGGCTTACAAAGAAATTATCAAGCTCTTTTAAAAAAGCACTAGCAAAGATGTTCTTGGCATCTACCGAGGTTTGTGCAAACTGTTATCATTTCTTTAAAACAAACTGTTATTTGATATCATATGGTTACTTGATGTTAAGAATTTTAGGTGAGTAGGGTCATTGATTGAAATGATCAGAGCCCTTATGAATTCTTCTCCATGAAATGTAACAAGGACTAGTAACACAATGAAAACTTTTACTTTCTTGCCTTTCCTTTTAGATGCTGAGGATCATCTTTGTCAAACAAATAAGAGCACCATAATGAGTAATAGCAATGCTTTTTTAAGTGATGACGATAACATTGTTTGTAAGACTAAGTTAATTGCACTGCAAATGTATATAGGGATCAATCTGCATTCACTTAAATTACTAATTGATGAATATTACTGTTTGTAGATTATAGCTCCCCTCTGCGTATACTTTAGTTATCCATTTTCCCTTATTTCTTTTTTAGGAATATTGCTAAACAGtactatattattattaatttattactttGCAATGCTTGTCACAGGGGGACCATGTTGCTCTATTGTCTGCCTTTGCAGAAATGGGACTTAAGTTGCGCCTAGATATTCCAGAGCAGGCAATGGAGATAACAACTGTATTCTTCCGAAGTACAACACCTGCCAAAGAGTCTAGTGTAAGTATGCAATAATGTTTGTCTTTATTCACTTTGTACTTGTTAGATTGTTTCTATTTTTCCAATGTCATAAGTCCTATTCTGTTCAGTTTGTCTTCCTACCCTGTTCAGTTTGATTAGTTAGCTTATTATTTTCCTCAGGAAACAATGAAATCTATGGTGGATCAAAGAGCAAAAAACATGAAGGTTATACAGGACAAGATGCAACTTAACCAGAAGGAGGCTAAACGCTTTAATCCTGTAAGTTCATGCATAATGTCCTCCTACCGTCGTGCTTCTCTGCTATGTTTATTGATTATTTCATCTGTGCTAAATTTAGTAAGAATCCCTTTAACAGGTTGATGCATTTCCTGGTGATATTGTAATTTTTGCACGAGTCCTCAATCTTCTCAGAGGTCTGTATACGAAAATTTTCTCTGCTGTTTTGGTGTTAAATAACTATATcgttttaattttacttttgacttggttgtaGGGCTTTCTTCCACAATGAATGTCCGGATTGTATATCAAGAGATCATGAGACCATTTGCTGAATCCGTTTTACAAGGGTAAGTGTATCTTGAATATTGTTTTGCATTGGTTTGTCGTCATATCTGGTTCTTTTCTGATCGACCCAAATTTTCAGAAACATTAGTAGGGGACCAATGGAAAATGATCAGTGGGTCTATGACACACCTGCCCACTCTAATGTGGAGGCCAAGCTGAGGCAACTCCTAGTTGAGCTGGGGAATGACAATAAAATACTTGGAGTCCAGGTGTGCACCAATTTATCTGTTGAAATGATGCCATGAAAATTTGAATAGTCCTTTTCCATTCAATTACATAAAGCTTGACATTGTAGATATTATTGTGCTCTCTTAAATTCCAGTGCAAGTCTCAGTTTCATTACAATGGTGTTGCGTGTTCTTTGAATGCTGATATTTTCTcattaaagttttaagttaataGTTCAAAGAGCTAGTTTTATGTTAGAAGGATTAGAGCTTGTAGATGCCcttgaaattttatatttatttaaaccTCTGTTTTTTGTATTAAATGAAGAGGTACACAAGGTTCTTCATATTGTTACTTGTTTTTTACTTCCAAAATGTTGcttgtttgtttttaaatttttttttttttttttctgctgtTCTTTCAAATTATAGTTTAATCAAGCTTTCATGATTTTGGATTAAGGTATGTGCCTACAaagatggggaagttattattGACACTGCTGCTGGAGTGCTTGGTAGATATGATCCTCGTCCAGTTCAACCTGACAGCCTTTTCCCAGTTTTTTCTGTTACAAAGGGTTTAACAGCTGGAATGTTACATTGGCTGGTTGACACTGGGTGCGTATTAGTATGTTTCCATGTTTCTTTTTGCTGTATTAAATCTGCGCCTGAGGCATTATACGTGATTCAGAATAAGCTCTCATTTCTATTTTAGCGTCTTCATAGCATATAGTTTGTATCTAATTGTCTGAGGTTGTCTGGGATGTCCATTCCTTTCAGCACAACAGGGGAATCTATCGTAGTATGGAAACTTTGATCATGTGATCCATAACGAGAAATGATTGATATTTTAGGCATTACCTGCATGGCTTCAGGAGCAGTTTGATAAAATAACTTTCATGTATGTTAATTTCAGTTATAATGACATGACAAGAGATTTATGATGTATCTTTCTGCATTGTTGGTAAATACGGTAAATTGTTTTAACTATTCTGCCCTTTCAGAAAATTGAGCCTTGAGGAAGACGTAGCAAATATATGGCCAGAATTTGGATCATTTAGAAAACATCAGATAAAGGTATAAACTTTGTGATTCAATTCCTGATATTCTTAATCCAATAAAGCTATAagttttgtttgtatttttatcTTAATTTTAGGTCCATCACGTCCTAAACCATACCTCTGGACTGCACAATGCCTTGGGAGAGCTTGGCACAGAGAACCCTTTGCTTATGTTAGACTGGGAGGAGTGTTTAAACCGCGTTGCCCTTTCAGAACCTGAGACTGAACCTGGCCAGGAGCAGCTGTATCACTATCTATCTTTTGGTTGGATATGTGGTGGGATTATCGAGGTACAATTGCCTACTATTCAGAACAGTTATTGGCACCTATTATTTTCAGTGCTTTTAAATATGTGGTGGAATCACTTTTTGTGTGACCGGGAATCTAATGTtcaaaacttgctttgatcatTTTTCTAATTATCTATTCGGGTGGAACAGCATGCATCGAAGAGGAAATTCAAAGAGATTCTTGAAGAAGCATTTGTTCACCCCCTCCAAATTGAAGGGGAGTTTTATATTGGAATACCTCCAGGCAAGTATACTATGTTTTTTGCTTCATTAAACGCGAGCAATACATGTCTATTTTACTTTCTGTTGTTTTCTGTTAATGTGAAAGTATTGCTTCAGCTATTTATCAGAATGTATTATGGTGATCGTGAATCTGGGATTTCATAATTACCATGCCTTTTTCCTCCTATCCTAGGTGTGGAATCTCGACTTGCAACCCTTACACCCAATACAGAAGACCTGAAGAAGCTTTCAGGGATTAGCGGTCGTACTGATCTGCCCTCCACTTTCCAACCAGACAAAATTATGCAGGCTGCAACTGCATTGCCCGCTCTATTTAACATGCTAAATATTCGCCGTGCCATGATACCTGCAGCTAATGGACATTTCTCAGCACGTGCACTTGCACGTTACTATGCAACCTTAGTTGATGGTGGTGTTGTTCCGCCGCCTCATTCCTCTTCCTCAAAGCCAGCTCTTGGTAGCCACCCTCACATTCCCAAATTTGCTGATCAACCGTCAGTGAAAAAACAGAAAGGTAACAGAAGCAAGAAGATAGCTGCTGCTTTTAGGAACATGAGAACTAATAAGTATGAGAAGACCCCGCAAGATAGCAAGGACCAGGACATTGGTAGTCACAATAGAAACACGAGCGGCAACAGTAACACTTGCAACGGAAGTGACACCGTGTTGGATGAGATCATAGTGAATCCTAATCCTCAAAAGGACGTCGTTAAGATATTTAACAACCCCAGAATTCACGATGCCTTCATGGGCATTGGCGAGTATTCAAACTTGGCCAAACCAGATGGGCATTTCGGGCTGGGATTTAAGAGGTATTATTCAAAGGACAGGTCCCTTATCGGCTTTGGCCACTCGGGCATGGGTGGCTCAACTGGTTTCTGTGACATAAAGAATCGGTTCTCCATTGCTGTAACATTGAATAAAATGTCGTTTGGTTTAGAGACCGCAAAGATAATCCAGTTAGTTTGTTCGGAGTTAAACATCCCGGTGCCGGAGGATTATCTGAGATACGCCGAAACGGGATCTAGTGATGGAAAACCTCTGATCAATTGAGGCTGGTAAATGGTAATTAAGCCGTTTTACACTTAATCATCATTGCAACCTTGTATTACACATTTTGATTCGATTATATTCTTCTGGTTTTTACCCCAGATGAAAGAGTGTATGCAGTTATGttgatttcaattttatacAGCAATTATTTAAAAGTGAAACTTTGAACACAATTGAGATGGTtcattttctgtcaattttctTGTCCAGTTGTTTTAGCATTTGAAAAATTACTTAATAAACTGAACCATGAAATTCCGTCACAACAAGAAAATCTGTCGTATAACTAGTTTTATACAAATGTGTGTATCTCTTTTATCCTGTTGCATCATCGGTGAGAGTTTGAAAGTTGACTATATGATGAAAGATGGACATACAATCGTATAGACTACCAATTAAAAACGAcccaacataaaaaaatttcccaCATATTATTTAATGCATCTCTCTTAGCATATTATATATAGATGGCGAACACTCAAGAATTTCTTGTCcataaaaacttaaaagttGGAGATATAATGAGAGAAATAAACGCATAAATATATACAATCTGTTACACTTTAGAATCTCTCGTATAGAACGATTTAAAAGCTGGATGatccaaaatatttttttcccattgtgtatatattattttggaaagaatttgcatccacatGAAAGATTAGAAGTTTAAAATAGTGTGTTGCAGATCCCACGTGAGATGGTGGGCAGTGCATGCATTAGACAGAGAacattgtttaatttaattaggaaATAAGTGAATAAATTAATGTTGCAAGTACGATTAAATAACTACAAAACGCGGTTTCT encodes the following:
- the LOC137717800 gene encoding uncharacterized protein — encoded protein: MGWANICKRRMKVCTVAFLIYLDYKALQQREKWANKTKTDALWENAHKRNAKRVLRLIVELEGLWVKLGQYLSTRADVLPEAYIRLLKQLQDSLPPRPLEEVCRTIQKELGKSMNELFLDFVNVPLATASIAQVHRATLLNGREVVVKVQHEGIKTIILEDLKNAKSIVDWIAWAEPQYNFNPMIDEWCKESPKELDFNHEAENTRTVAKNLGCNTKCDDNTRADRVDVLIPEVIQSTEKVLISEFMDGIRINDIEALEEFGVDKQKVVEEITRAYAHQMYVDGFFNGDPHPGNFLVSKEPPYRPILLDFGLTKKLSSSFKKALAKMFLASTEGDHVALLSAFAEMGLKLRLDIPEQAMEITTVFFRSTTPAKESSETMKSMVDQRAKNMKVIQDKMQLNQKEAKRFNPVDAFPGDIVIFARVLNLLRGLSSTMNVRIVYQEIMRPFAESVLQGNISRGPMENDQWVYDTPAHSNVEAKLRQLLVELGNDNKILGVQVCAYKDGEVIIDTAAGVLGRYDPRPVQPDSLFPVFSVTKGLTAGMLHWLVDTGKLSLEEDVANIWPEFGSFRKHQIKVHHVLNHTSGLHNALGELGTENPLLMLDWEECLNRVALSEPETEPGQEQLYHYLSFGWICGGIIEHASKRKFKEILEEAFVHPLQIEGEFYIGIPPGVESRLATLTPNTEDLKKLSGISGRTDLPSTFQPDKIMQAATALPALFNMLNIRRAMIPAANGHFSARALARYYATLVDGGVVPPPHSSSSKPALGSHPHIPKFADQPSVKKQKGNRSKKIAAAFRNMRTNKYEKTPQDSKDQDIGSHNRNTSGNSNTCNGSDTVLDEIIVNPNPQKDVVKIFNNPRIHDAFMGIGEYSNLAKPDGHFGLGFKRYYSKDRSLIGFGHSGMGGSTGFCDIKNRFSIAVTLNKMSFGLETAKIIQLVCSELNIPVPEDYLRYAETGSSDGKPLIN